In Pseudomonas lalkuanensis, the following are encoded in one genomic region:
- a CDS encoding CoA-acylating methylmalonate-semialdehyde dehydrogenase, translated as MSLIPHLINGERIDDQGRTADVFNPSTGEAHRKVGLASRATIQQAIDAAKAAFPAWRNTPPAKRAQVLFRFKQLLEANEAVISRLIAEEHGKTLEDAAGELKRGIENVEYACAAPEILKGEYTRNVGPNIDAWSDFQPLGVVAGITPFNFPAMVPLWMYPLAIACGNTFILKPSERDPSSTLLIAELFHQAGLPKGVLNVVNGDKEAVDALIEAPEVKALSFVGSTPIAEYIYAEGTKRGKRVQALGGAKNHAVLMPDADLDNAVSALMGAAYGSCGERCMAISVAVCVGDQIADALVDKIVPQIKGLKIGAGTNCGLDMGPLVTAAARDKVVGYIDDGVAAGAKLVVDGRGYRVAGHEDGYFVGGTLFDNVKADMRIYQEEIFGPVLCIVRVGSLEEAMQLINDHEYGNGTCIFTRDGEAARLFCDEIEVGMVGVNVPLPVPVAYHSFGGWKRSLFGDLHAYGPDGVRFYTRRKAITQRWPQRASHEAAQFAFPSNG; from the coding sequence TCAACCCGTCCACCGGCGAAGCCCACCGCAAGGTCGGCCTGGCCAGCCGCGCCACCATCCAGCAGGCCATCGATGCCGCCAAGGCGGCCTTCCCGGCCTGGCGCAACACCCCGCCGGCCAAGCGTGCCCAGGTGCTGTTCCGCTTCAAGCAACTGCTGGAAGCCAACGAAGCGGTGATCTCCAGACTGATCGCCGAAGAACACGGCAAGACCCTGGAAGACGCCGCCGGTGAGCTCAAGCGCGGTATCGAGAACGTCGAGTACGCCTGCGCCGCCCCGGAAATCCTCAAGGGCGAATACACCCGCAACGTCGGCCCGAACATCGACGCCTGGAGCGACTTCCAGCCGCTGGGCGTGGTCGCCGGCATCACCCCGTTCAACTTCCCGGCCATGGTGCCGCTGTGGATGTACCCGCTGGCCATCGCCTGCGGCAACACCTTCATCTTGAAGCCCTCCGAGCGTGACCCCAGCTCCACCCTGCTGATCGCCGAGCTGTTCCACCAGGCCGGCCTGCCCAAGGGCGTGCTGAACGTGGTCAACGGCGACAAGGAAGCCGTGGACGCGCTGATCGAGGCCCCCGAAGTGAAGGCGCTGAGCTTCGTTGGCTCGACCCCGATCGCCGAGTACATCTATGCCGAAGGCACCAAGCGCGGCAAGCGTGTGCAGGCCCTGGGCGGGGCCAAGAACCACGCCGTGCTGATGCCTGACGCTGACCTCGACAACGCCGTCAGCGCACTGATGGGCGCCGCCTACGGCTCCTGTGGCGAGCGCTGCATGGCCATCTCCGTGGCCGTGTGCGTGGGCGACCAGATCGCCGATGCCCTGGTGGACAAGATCGTTCCGCAGATCAAGGGCCTGAAGATCGGCGCCGGCACCAACTGCGGCCTGGACATGGGGCCTCTGGTCACCGCCGCTGCCCGCGACAAGGTGGTCGGCTACATCGACGACGGCGTGGCCGCTGGCGCCAAGCTGGTGGTGGATGGCCGCGGCTACCGCGTGGCCGGCCATGAAGACGGTTACTTCGTTGGCGGCACCCTGTTCGACAACGTCAAAGCCGACATGCGCATCTACCAGGAAGAAATCTTCGGCCCGGTGCTCTGCATCGTCCGCGTCGGCAGCCTGGAAGAGGCCATGCAGCTGATCAACGACCACGAATACGGCAACGGCACCTGCATCTTCACCCGCGACGGTGAAGCCGCCCGCCTGTTCTGCGACGAGATCGAAGTGGGGATGGTCGGCGTCAACGTGCCGCTGCCGGTGCCGGTGGCCTACCACAGCTTCGGCGGCTGGAAGCGCTCGCTGTTCGGCGACCTGCACGCCTACGGCCCGGACGGCGTGCGCTTCTACACCCGCCGCAAGGCCATCACCCAGCGCTGGCCGCAGCGCGCCAGCCACGAGGCCGCGCAGTTCGCGTTCCCCAGCAACGGCTGA